The DNA region ATCTATGAGCCGCGCGATTTCCGTTATGTATTCAGTGTTCGTCAATGCATTCGCTCCAACCTGACGCACCCGGTGCGCCGGTGACGGATCGGGAGGAGAACCATGAACAGCGCGGATCGTCGGGCCGGCGGACGGTCTCGGCCCATCGTGACGGCCGGCCTCGCCGCCCTCGTCCTCGCGCTCGCCGTCGGTCCCGGCGGCGCGCAGGACGGCTTCGGTGAGGGGGCCGGGCGCCCGGCCGACCTCGCGACCGGCCCGGAGGTGGACGCGCTGCGGCCGGTCGTCGAGCGCCTCGCCGGTGCCTGGGTCGCGCGGGGGGCGATCCCGGGCCTGATCGTGGGCGTGAGCCACCGCGGACGGCGCAGCTACTTCGGCTTCAACGGCGCCGGCGGCGCGCCCTACCAGTCCGACACGATCGTGGAGATCGGCTCGATCACCAAGGTGTTCACGACCGCGCTGCTCGCCGAGGCCGTCGATGCGGGCCGCCTGCGCCCCGACACGCCGCTGCAGGAGCTGTTGCCGAACCTGCGGCTCCGGCCCTGCACGGCCCAGATCACGCCGCTGCAACTCGCCGACTTCACCTCCGGGATGCCGACCCTGCCGGGCGACCTGCCGCGTGCCCTGGCGGAGCGCAGCGTCCGGACCTACCCGCCGGAGGCGTTCCTGGCCTGGGTGTCGCGCTGGAGCCCGGAGGGATCCGAGGCGGGCGGCTGCCCCCTGCCCGCCCCCTACCGGTACTCGAACGCCGGCATCGGCCTGCTCGGCTACGTTCTCTCCGAACGTCTCGGCACGCCGTGGGAGAGCCTTGTGCACGAGCGGATCACCGGGCCGCTCGGGATGACCAGCACGGCGGTCACCGTGAAGCCGGCCGACCGCGCGCGTCTCGCGCAGGGCTACGGCATGGAGGGCCGGCCGGTCATGCCCTGGCCGGTCTTCGCGTGGTACGCGGCGGGCGCGCTCCGCTCGACCGCCGCCGACATGCTCGCCTTCGGCGAGGCGGCGCTCGGGCACGAGGCGGTGAACGGCGCGCCCGTGCCGCCGGCACTCACCCGGGCGCTGCGCGAGGCGATGGCCCCAATCTACCAGCCGGAGGGACAGACCTTCCGGCAGGGCATGGCCTGGATCGAGGAGATCGGCGACCCGGACGCGGGCCAGCGGCCGGTCTTCCTGAAAGTCGGGGGGACCGACGGCTTCAACAGCGTGGTCGTCGTCAATCCGGGCAAGGATCTCGTCGTCTTCGTGGCCGGCGGCCAGCCGAAGATCGGCGCGGAGCGCCTCGGCGTGGCGCTGTCCCGCCACATCCGCTGAGCAAGCCCGGGCCGCGCGGGGCGCTCACCCCGCCAGCGCGGCCTCGATCCCGGCCCCGATCGCCAGGAGCCGGCGGTCCTGCCCGTGCCGGGCCAGCAGCATCAGGCCCGCCGGCCGGGGCAGGTCCGGCATCGGCAGGGACAGGCCGGTGAGATCGAAGAAGTTGCCGAAGGCCGTGTTGCGCAGCATCAGGCGGTTGGCCGCCAGGAAGGCCGCGTCGTCCGCCGCCAGCGGGGCGGTGAGCGGCGCCGTCGTGGCGGTCGCCGGGAGCGCCAGCACGTCGAGCGGGGCGAGGTGCCGGTCGAAGTCGGCGATCAGCGCGGCCCGCCGGCGCATCGTCCGGATGTAGCCCACGGCCGTCGCATTCCGGCCGGCCACGATGCGGCGATGCACCCGCGGGTCGTAGCGGTCGGCCGCGCTGTCGAGCCAGTCGGCGTGGATCGCCGCGGCCTCGATCGCCGCGAGGGAGCCGTCCGGGAGCGCCGCGTCCATGGCGGCGAGGTGGTCGTCGATCGGGTGATCGGCGATCCGGGCGCCGGCCCGGGACAGGCGGGACAGCACCCGCTCGAAGGCCTCGGCGACCGGCGCCTCCGTCTCGGTGAACAGCAGGCCCCGCGGCACGCCGATGCGCAGGCCGGCGACGGCGAGCGCCTCCATCGGCGCGGGCTCCTCGCCCGCCAGCACGGCGTCGGCGGCCGCGCAATCCGCGACCGTCCGGGCGAGCGGCCCCAGGGAATCGAGGGCGTAGGACAGCGGGAACGCCCCCTCCAGCGGCACGCGGCTCGCGGTCGGCTTGAAGCCGACGACGCCGTTCAGCGAGGCCGGGATCCGGACGGAGCCGCCCGTGTCGGACCCGATCGCGATGTCGCTCGTCCCCTGCCCCACCGAGACCCCGGCGCCGGAGGACGAGCCGCCCGGGATGCGCGCCGGATCGGCGGCGTTGCCGGGGGTGCCGTAATGCGGGTTGAGGCCGAGCCCCGAGAAGGCGAACTCCGACATGTTGGTCTTGCCCAGGATCACCGCGCCGGCGCGGCGCAGGCGGGCGACCACCGGGGCGTCGGTCCGCGCGAGCGCCGCGTCGGCCAAGAGGACCGAGCCGGCGCGCGTCGTCTCGCCCGCCACGTCGAACAGGTCCTTGATCGAGACCATCGCGCCGTCGAGGGGGCCGAGGGAGACCCCGACCCGGCGACGCGCATCGGCGGCGTCCGCCGCCGCGCGGGCCTGCTCCGGGTAGAGGCGGGTGAAGACCGCCGGGTCCCCCGCGGCGATCCGGGCCAGCCGGGCCTCGAGGGTCTCGCGTACGCTCATGGTCCTCACCGAATGATCTGATCCGGGCCGTCCCTGCAAACGGAGGGCCGGTCGGGCCGGTCCGCGTCAGAACGTGCCGGGATAGGCGCCGCCATCCATCAGCAGGTTCTGCCCGGTGATGAAGCCCGCCTGCTGGCTGCACAGGAACGCGCAGGCGGCGCCGAACTCGTCGGGGTGGCCGAAGCGGCCGGCGGGGTTGTCGCGGGCCCGCGCCTCCAGGAACGCCTCCACGGTTGTGCCGGCCTTGGCGGCGCCCGCCGCGGCGTTGCCGCGGATCCGGTCGGTGTCGAAGGGGCCGGGCAGCAGGTTGTTGATCGTCACGCCGTGCCGCACGGTCTTCCGCGCGAGGCCGGCCACGAAGCCCGTCAGCCCCGAGCGGGCGCCGTTCGACAGGCCGAGATGCTCGATCGGCGCCTTCACGGCGCCGGAGGTGATGTTGACGATCCGGCCGAACCCGCGGTCGATCATCCCGTCGACCGTCGCCTTGATGAGCGCGATCGGCGCCAGCATGTTGGCGTCGAGCGCCCGAATCCAGGCGTCGCGGTCCCACTCGCGGAAATCGCCGGGGGGCGGGCCGCCGGCATTGTTGACCAGGATGTCGGGCTCGGGGCAGGCGGCGAGCGCGGCGGCCCGGCCGGCCTCGGTGGCGATGTCGCCCGCGACGGCGGTGACGGTGACACCCGTCGCCCTGCGGATCTCGTCCGCGGTTCGCTCCAGCGTCTCCGCGGTGCGGGCCGTGATCGTCACCGCGACGCCCTCCTGGGCGAGCGCCAGGGCACAGCCCTTGCCCAGCCCCTTGCTCGCCGCGCAGACGAGCGCCCGGCGCCCGCTCAAGCCGAGATCCATGGGAAGCCTCCGTGAGCCGGCCCTCGCCGCGCGAGGGCGTCCGGCGCGTCATAGCGCGCCGGGTGCCGTCCCCGGAAGCGGCCCGGGACAGGGCACTGCGCCTCGCGGAGTGTCTCCGCTTCCGGGGGGCCGGTCCGGCGGAGTGTGTCTCACGGCCGGAACCGGGATCCGTGCCGCTCGCGCCGCCACCGGGCGCGGACGCCCGGCCGGCTTCCGGCGCTCACCACGTGCGCAGGTCGCGGGCGCCGGGCACGTCCGGACGTTCCTCCCGCTCCGGAGCGACGAACCCCGCCCACAGCAGGGCCACCGCCCCGGTGAGGAGCGGAAGGGACGTGCTGAGGACGAGGCTGAGGGTCACGGCGATCCTGCCAGGCGGACGATGTCGTGGCGACGAGATCAGAATTCTATGGCCTGAGAATTGTTTTCGCCGGCTTAAGGCGAGTGCTCGTAATTGCAGAAGCTCGGGGAAATCTGCGCGGCGTGCGTCGCGCCGGGGCGACCGGCCCGCGTGGCGGCGGCCGCCGCGCGTCATCGCGGCGGCGTACGCTCGTTCCAGGCCGGCGCTTCGCGGACCCGCGCCGGGGTCGAGCGTATGCCCGCGCTCCCGGATCGGCCCGCGCGATTCCGGGCCGGACGTCCGCCCGACCTGCTGCCGGATTCGTCCGACGCCCGCCTCCGGATCCTGCCGCCGGCGGATGTCACGGCTCCGCCGGCGCCGGCGGAGCCCCGCGGGCGACCGGGGCCGGCGCGCCGGCTCAGGGCCGATCCGCCGCTCCGGACAGGGCGCCGAACTCGTTGACCATGCACTCGTGCATCCGGCGCAGCCACGCCCGCGCTTCCGCCCGCTGGGCCTCCGCCCGTTCGGCCCGCTCGTCCGACGCGCGGGCCTGCGCCTCGGCCTGCTCGGCCCGGGCGAGCGCCGCCTCGAGGAGCGCCTCGGCGTGGCGGGCCCGCTCGTCCGCCGCGCGGCGCGCCGTCTCGGCCGCGCGCACGGAACTCTGGGCCTCCCGGACGGACTCGCGGGCGCTCGCCTGCAGGGCGCGCACCCGCGCCGCGGCGCCGCGCACGGCGGTCAAGGAGGTCGACCAGTCATCCTCGGGCGCGGGGGACGCGGGCGCGGGGGACGCGGCGCCGGAGAACAGTGCCACGACCCGGTCGATCGGGTCGGCGTGGCCGTCGCGCGGCAAGGCCGAGTCCGACAGGGGCTGGGGCTCCGTCGGCCCGGCCCACGCGCGGGCGGCGCTCATGCCGCGGCCTGCTCGGTGAGGTCCGAGAACTCGGACAGGATCGCCTGCTGGACACGGTCCAGCCATTCCTCGGTCTGCCGGGCCCGATCCTCGGCGGTGCGGGCGCGGGCCTCGGCCGCCTTGGCGCGCTCCTCGGCGGCGGCGAGCTGCGCCTCGGCGCGCAGCTGGACCTCGCGCGCCTGCATCTCGGCCATCCTGGCGCGCTCGTTGGAGGCGTGGATCTCCTCCCGGACCTGATCCAGCACCTGCTCGATCCGCGCCTCCCGCTCGCGCGTCTGGGCCTCGATCACGCGCGCCTGGCGGGCGGCGGTCTGCACCCGGTGGATGAGCGCGTCCCAGTCCCGCGGCGCGGCCGGCGGCGTCGGGGATTCGGGCCGCGCTTGCAGCGACGCGACGGCGCGCAGGACGTTGCCGAGGTCGGGTTCGGGCGCGGCACCGGCGCCGCGCTTGGCCTTGTCTGCGGACCGAAACCGAGGATCGCTCAGAAGCCTCTGCAGCTCGCTCACGGATCCCCTGCTCCCTGTGGACGCAATTCTGATCCGACTAAACTGTTTAGAATGGTTAACGAAGGATTAAACGGCGCGCGATCCGGTGTCGGACTATTAACA from Methylobacterium sp. NMS14P includes:
- a CDS encoding SDR family oxidoreductase, with the protein product MDLGLSGRRALVCAASKGLGKGCALALAQEGVAVTITARTAETLERTADEIRRATGVTVTAVAGDIATEAGRAAALAACPEPDILVNNAGGPPPGDFREWDRDAWIRALDANMLAPIALIKATVDGMIDRGFGRIVNITSGAVKAPIEHLGLSNGARSGLTGFVAGLARKTVRHGVTINNLLPGPFDTDRIRGNAAAGAAKAGTTVEAFLEARARDNPAGRFGHPDEFGAACAFLCSQQAGFITGQNLLMDGGAYPGTF
- a CDS encoding serine hydrolase domain-containing protein, whose amino-acid sequence is MNSADRRAGGRSRPIVTAGLAALVLALAVGPGGAQDGFGEGAGRPADLATGPEVDALRPVVERLAGAWVARGAIPGLIVGVSHRGRRSYFGFNGAGGAPYQSDTIVEIGSITKVFTTALLAEAVDAGRLRPDTPLQELLPNLRLRPCTAQITPLQLADFTSGMPTLPGDLPRALAERSVRTYPPEAFLAWVSRWSPEGSEAGGCPLPAPYRYSNAGIGLLGYVLSERLGTPWESLVHERITGPLGMTSTAVTVKPADRARLAQGYGMEGRPVMPWPVFAWYAAGALRSTAADMLAFGEAALGHEAVNGAPVPPALTRALREAMAPIYQPEGQTFRQGMAWIEEIGDPDAGQRPVFLKVGGTDGFNSVVVVNPGKDLVVFVAGGQPKIGAERLGVALSRHIR
- a CDS encoding amidase — protein: MSVRETLEARLARIAAGDPAVFTRLYPEQARAAADAADARRRVGVSLGPLDGAMVSIKDLFDVAGETTRAGSVLLADAALARTDAPVVARLRRAGAVILGKTNMSEFAFSGLGLNPHYGTPGNAADPARIPGGSSSGAGVSVGQGTSDIAIGSDTGGSVRIPASLNGVVGFKPTASRVPLEGAFPLSYALDSLGPLARTVADCAAADAVLAGEEPAPMEALAVAGLRIGVPRGLLFTETEAPVAEAFERVLSRLSRAGARIADHPIDDHLAAMDAALPDGSLAAIEAAAIHADWLDSAADRYDPRVHRRIVAGRNATAVGYIRTMRRRAALIADFDRHLAPLDVLALPATATTAPLTAPLAADDAAFLAANRLMLRNTAFGNFFDLTGLSLPMPDLPRPAGLMLLARHGQDRRLLAIGAGIEAALAG